A single window of Deltaproteobacteria bacterium DNA harbors:
- a CDS encoding glutathione S-transferase family protein: protein MAADDRDPLHASRGLRDGNPLRLLVLRADRRLARMRPNAYRVHGMMQSYFTRKMTGYLDYKGIPWLFRRFPGMSPEAMAAGFPGGVPAVETPAGEFMWDSTAMIHHLELRFPEPAVLPPDPVQRFLCYVVEDAADEWLYRPAVGTRWYFPENAALGGFELARDVAVKMPVACDQAHAAVGAHVRSSCPPLGVTAGTIQLWVEDVLRPWMRVLGAHLARRPYLFGERPSLADFALFGGNAAHFVNDPLCRRWVEEDGPAVVEHTHRLLEPEDQEFGPWDDPSRVHDTLIAVLAELGKRYLPWVSRACVDGVADVVFPNGTCVPVRATDFLRDARATLLARYLEHRSERLDAVLERAGILPFFADHVGLAGPIPDVREPPRPALNRPFPPAEG, encoded by the coding sequence ATGGCTGCCGACGATCGCGACCCGCTCCACGCGTCTCGCGGTCTACGCGATGGGAATCCTCTCCGCCTTCTGGTGCTTCGAGCGGATCGCCGTCTGGCTCGGATGAGACCGAACGCCTACCGCGTCCACGGGATGATGCAGTCGTACTTCACCCGGAAGATGACCGGGTACCTCGACTACAAGGGCATCCCGTGGCTGTTCCGCCGCTTCCCGGGCATGAGTCCCGAGGCGATGGCGGCGGGCTTCCCGGGTGGTGTGCCGGCCGTCGAGACGCCCGCGGGCGAGTTCATGTGGGACTCGACGGCCATGATCCACCACCTGGAGCTCCGCTTCCCCGAGCCGGCGGTCCTCCCGCCGGACCCGGTGCAGCGCTTCCTCTGCTACGTCGTCGAGGACGCCGCCGACGAGTGGCTCTACCGGCCGGCGGTCGGGACCCGCTGGTACTTCCCGGAAAACGCCGCCCTCGGCGGCTTCGAGCTCGCCCGCGACGTCGCCGTGAAGATGCCCGTCGCGTGCGATCAGGCCCACGCCGCGGTCGGCGCGCACGTGCGGAGCAGCTGTCCGCCGCTCGGGGTGACCGCCGGCACGATCCAGCTCTGGGTCGAGGATGTGCTGCGCCCGTGGATGCGGGTCCTCGGTGCGCATCTGGCTCGCCGCCCCTACCTCTTCGGCGAGCGTCCATCCCTCGCCGACTTCGCGCTCTTCGGCGGCAACGCGGCGCACTTCGTGAATGATCCCCTCTGCCGCCGCTGGGTGGAGGAGGACGGCCCCGCCGTCGTCGAGCACACGCACCGGTTGCTGGAGCCGGAAGATCAGGAGTTCGGCCCGTGGGACGATCCATCACGCGTGCACGATACGTTGATCGCGGTGCTCGCCGAGCTGGGCAAGCGCTACCTCCCGTGGGTCAGCCGCGCGTGCGTGGACGGCGTCGCAGACGTCGTCTTCCCGAACGGAACGTGCGTGCCCGTGCGCGCGACGGACTTCCTGCGCGACGCGCGCGCGACGCTCCTCGCCCGCTACCTCGAGCATCGCAGCGAACGGCTCGATGCCGTCCTCGAGCGGGCGGGCATCCTGCCCTTCTTCGCCGACCACGTCGGGCTCGCAGGCCCGATCCCCGACGTCCGCGAGCCGCCGCGTCCGGCGCTGAACCGTCCGTTCCCCCCGGCCGAGGGGTGA